A single genomic interval of Seriola aureovittata isolate HTS-2021-v1 ecotype China chromosome 10, ASM2101889v1, whole genome shotgun sequence harbors:
- the LOC130176604 gene encoding carboxypeptidase A1-like, producing MGPASLTLLVMMKGLLAFAALFVAVLGKETFEGHQVLRIVPKDEVQLALIKDLEDIIEFELDFWRGVTEVATPVDVRVPFHSLQSTKIYLETKEIEYSIMIEDLQVMLDEEQEEMDSAARVAEPRNTDSFDFSRYHTINEIYSFQDMLVAENPNMVSKIVIGRSYEGRPLNVLKFSTGGTNRPAIWIDTGIHSREWVTQASGTWFAKKIVTDYGRDPALTAILDQMDIFLEMVTNPDGYYFTHNSNRMWRKTRKPNSGSNCIGVDPNRNWDAGFGGAGASGQPCSETYRGPRAESESEVKSIVDFVKSHGNFKAFISIHSYSQMLLYPYGYTRTPAKDQAELHALAKKAISDLASLYGTRYRYGSIINTIYQASGGTIDWTYNQGIKYSYTFELRDTGRYGFILPANQIIPTARETWLALMAIMDHTYRNPY from the exons ATGGGCCCCGCTAGTCTCACACTGCTGGTCATGATGAAGGGGCTGCTCGCATTTGCCGCGCTGTTCGTGGCCGTTCTCGGCAAGGAAACGTTTGAGGG GCATCAGGTGCTTCGCATTGTTCCTAAGGATGAGGTCCAGCTGGCTCTTATCAAGGACCTGGAGGACATCATCGAGTTCGAG CTGGACTTCTGGAGGGGTGTGACTGAGGTGGCAACTCCTGTGGACGTCAGAGTTCCCTTCCACAGCCTGCAGTCCACCAAGATTTACCTGGAGACCAAGGAGATTGAGTACTCCATCATGATTGAGGACCTGCAG GTGATGCTGgacgaggagcaggaggagatggacTCTGCTGCTCGCGTCGCTGAGCCcagaaacactgacagcttCGACTTCTCCAGGTACCACACCATCAACGAG ATCTACAGCTTCCAGGACATGCTGGTGGCTGAGAATCCCAACATGGTCAGCAAGATTGTGATTGGTCGCAGCTACGAGGGCCGTCCCCTGAATGTGCTCAAG tTCAGCACCGGTGGAACCAACCGTCCTGCCATCTGGATCGACACTGGAATCCACTCCAGAGAGTGGGTCACTCAGGCCAGCGGCACCTGGTTCGCCAAGAAG ATTGTGACTGACTATGGACGTGACCCCGCTCTGACCGCCATCCTCGACCAGATGGACATCTTCCTGGAGATGGTGACCAACCCTGATGGCTACTACTTCACCCACAACAGC AACCGTATGTGGCGTAAGACCAGGAAGCCCAACAGTGGCTCTAACTGTATTGGAGTCGACCCCAACAGGAACTGGGATGCTGGTTTTGGAG GAGCTGGTGCCAGCGGCCAACCCTGCTCCGAGACCTACCGTGGACCCAGGGCTGAGTCCGAGTCCGAGGTCAAGTCCATCGTGGACTTTGTGAAGTCCCATGGCAACTTCAAGGCCTTCATCTCCATCCACTCCTACTCCCAGATGCTCCTGTATCCTTACGGCTACACCAGGACTCCAGCCAAGGACCAGGCCGAGCTG CACGCTCTGGCTAAGAAGGCCATCAGTGACCTGGCTTCCCTGTATGGTACTAGATACAGATATGGCAGCATCATCAACACTATCT ACCAGGCCAGTGGTGGCACCATTGACTGGACCTACAACCAGGGCATCAAGTACTCCTACACCTTCGAGCTGAGGGACACCGGTCGCTACGGCTTCAtcctgccagccaatcagatcatCCCCACCGCCAGGGAGACCTGGCTGGCTCTGATGGCCATCATGGATCACACCTACAGGAACCCATACTAA